In one window of Candidatus Alcyoniella australis DNA:
- a CDS encoding hydrogenase maturation protease, producing MIDSKTRVLLIGYGNPGRLDDGLGPALIERLTGLDLPEVTVDSNYQLSVEDAAAVAEHDVVIFVDAAVKGPEPFFFCRIQPKAATSFSSHSVEPAAVLALAHELFQSKARGYALGIRGHEFNEFGQWLGERATANLEAALEFIVPLLLSKDFETALTDDLSFADLN from the coding sequence TTGATCGATTCCAAAACCCGGGTGCTGCTGATCGGCTACGGCAACCCGGGTCGCCTTGACGATGGCTTGGGTCCGGCGCTGATTGAAAGGCTGACCGGGCTGGATCTTCCAGAGGTCACGGTGGACTCCAACTATCAGCTCAGCGTGGAGGACGCTGCGGCCGTGGCCGAACACGACGTGGTGATCTTCGTTGACGCCGCGGTTAAAGGGCCTGAGCCGTTTTTCTTTTGCCGAATCCAGCCCAAGGCGGCGACGAGCTTCAGCAGCCACAGCGTGGAACCCGCGGCGGTGCTTGCCCTGGCCCATGAGCTGTTCCAGAGCAAGGCCCGCGGCTACGCATTGGGAATCCGCGGCCACGAGTTCAACGAGTTCGGCCAGTGGCTGGGCGAGCGCGCAACAGCCAACCTCGAGGCCGCGTTGGAGTTCATCGTACCGTTACTGCTCTCTAAAGATTTCGAGACCGCGCTCACCGACGACTTATCGTTTGCTGATTTAAACTAA
- a CDS encoding Ni/Fe hydrogenase subunit alpha, producing MEANSNLKRIAIEPVTRVEGHGKVSLLLDEHNKVKQARLHIVEFRGFERFVQGRPYWEAPVLVQRLCGICPVSHHLAAAKAMDLIVGVDQLTPTAEKMRRLMHYGQTFQSHALHFFHLVSPDLLFGFDADPAIRNVIGVAKKFPELAVQGVMMRKYGQEIIRATAGKKIHGTGAIPGGINKNLTIEERDEFLKDIDQMLAWSRSALELCKNYTREHLGTLASFGTFESNHLSLVREDGALDLYHGNLRAIDAEGNKIFDQVDYSNYTDYIAEEVRPWSYMKFPFIKSIGPEDGWYRVGPLSRINCCDFIDTPEAEAERKEFMELGNGKPVHVSMAYHWARLIELLHSAEKINELLHDPDLQKLDLVKTGERRGEAVGLLEAPRGTLFHHYKVDQNDQITMANLIVSTTNNNEPMNRAVQKVCDEYFDGREITEGLLNHIEVAIRAYDPCLSCATHAMGQMPLIVELYDHAGDLVDRKVKG from the coding sequence GTGGAAGCCAACTCCAATTTAAAACGAATCGCCATTGAGCCCGTGACCCGCGTCGAAGGGCACGGCAAGGTCTCGCTGTTGCTTGACGAGCACAACAAGGTCAAGCAGGCACGGCTGCATATCGTCGAATTTCGCGGGTTCGAACGCTTTGTCCAAGGCCGACCCTATTGGGAGGCGCCGGTGCTGGTCCAGCGTCTGTGCGGCATCTGCCCGGTGAGCCATCACCTGGCCGCGGCCAAGGCGATGGACCTCATCGTGGGCGTGGACCAGCTGACTCCCACCGCCGAAAAAATGCGACGGCTGATGCACTACGGCCAGACCTTCCAATCGCACGCGCTGCACTTCTTCCACCTGGTCTCTCCGGACCTGCTGTTCGGCTTTGACGCCGACCCGGCGATCCGCAACGTGATCGGCGTGGCCAAAAAGTTCCCGGAACTGGCGGTACAGGGCGTAATGATGCGCAAGTACGGCCAGGAGATCATCCGCGCCACCGCGGGCAAGAAGATCCACGGCACCGGCGCGATCCCCGGCGGCATCAACAAGAACCTGACTATCGAAGAACGCGACGAGTTCCTCAAGGACATCGATCAGATGCTCGCCTGGTCGCGCTCGGCCCTGGAGCTTTGCAAGAACTACACGCGTGAACACCTGGGCACCCTGGCCAGCTTCGGCACGTTTGAGTCAAACCACCTGAGCCTGGTGCGCGAGGACGGAGCGCTGGACCTCTATCACGGCAACCTGCGCGCCATCGACGCCGAGGGCAACAAGATCTTCGACCAGGTCGACTACTCGAACTACACCGACTACATCGCCGAAGAGGTCCGCCCCTGGTCGTACATGAAGTTCCCGTTCATCAAATCGATCGGACCTGAAGACGGCTGGTACCGCGTGGGACCGCTGTCGCGCATCAACTGCTGCGACTTCATCGACACTCCCGAGGCCGAGGCCGAACGCAAGGAGTTCATGGAGCTCGGCAACGGCAAGCCGGTCCACGTCTCGATGGCCTATCACTGGGCGCGGCTGATCGAGCTGCTGCATTCGGCCGAGAAGATCAACGAGCTGCTGCACGACCCGGATCTGCAGAAGCTCGACCTGGTCAAGACCGGCGAGCGTCGCGGCGAGGCCGTGGGCCTGCTCGAGGCGCCGCGCGGCACGCTGTTCCATCACTATAAAGTCGATCAGAACGACCAGATCACCATGGCCAACCTGATCGTCTCCACGACCAACAACAATGAGCCGATGAATCGCGCCGTGCAGAAGGTCTGCGATGAATACTTCGACGGTCGCGAGATCACCGAGGGCCTTCTCAACCACATCGAGGTCGCGATCCGCGCCTACGATCCGTGCCTGTCGTGCGCCACGCACGCCATGGGTCAAATGCCGCTGATCGTCGAGCTCTACGATCACGCGGGCGATCTGGTCGACAGGAAAGTCAAAGGTTGA